In one window of Skermanella rosea DNA:
- the pyrB gene encoding aspartate carbamoyltransferase, protein MKLNHVLSVDQFDKALIEELFYHANWISKAKGHSISHLRGKLLANLFYEASTRTSSSFFAAMSRLGGRVLPINDVTFSSVSKGEILEDTIRTLACYTDIIVLRHPEKGAAARAAAVSPVPIVNAGDGVGEHPTQALLDLFTILAEQGRIDGLSVTMMGDLKHGRTVHSLSRLLRMYDVTINYVSPPELRMPTDLVRPADREVTELDEVLAGTDVLYVTRVQKERFESTGDYHYALTEDHMARAKPTMSVMHPLPRVNEIPLSLDADPRAAYFRQMQNGLFVRMALLMYLLG, encoded by the coding sequence ATGAAGCTTAACCACGTCCTGTCCGTCGACCAGTTCGACAAGGCGCTGATCGAAGAGCTGTTCTACCACGCCAACTGGATCAGCAAGGCCAAGGGGCACAGCATCAGCCACCTGCGCGGCAAGCTGCTGGCGAACCTGTTCTACGAGGCCTCGACCCGGACCTCGTCCAGCTTCTTCGCGGCCATGAGCCGGCTGGGCGGGCGCGTCCTGCCGATCAACGACGTGACCTTCTCCAGCGTGTCCAAGGGCGAGATCCTGGAGGACACGATCCGGACCCTGGCCTGCTACACCGACATCATCGTGCTGCGCCACCCCGAGAAGGGGGCCGCCGCCCGGGCCGCCGCCGTGTCGCCGGTGCCGATCGTCAATGCCGGCGACGGCGTGGGCGAGCACCCGACCCAGGCGCTGCTCGACCTGTTCACCATCCTGGCCGAACAGGGCCGGATCGACGGGCTGAGCGTGACCATGATGGGCGACCTGAAGCATGGCCGCACCGTCCACAGCCTGTCGCGCCTGCTGCGCATGTACGACGTGACGATCAATTATGTCTCGCCGCCCGAGCTGCGCATGCCGACCGACCTGGTCCGCCCGGCCGACCGGGAAGTCACCGAGCTGGACGAAGTGCTGGCCGGGACCGACGTGCTCTACGTGACCCGCGTCCAGAAGGAGCGGTTCGAGTCCACCGGCGACTATCACTACGCCCTGACCGAGGACCACATGGCGCGGGCCAAGCCGACCATGTCGGTGATGCACCCGCTGCCGCGCGTCAACGAGATCCCGCTGTCGCTCGACGCCGACCCGCGCGCGGCCTATTTCCGCCAGATGCAGAACGGCCTGTTCGTCCGCATGGCGCTTCTGATGTACCTGCTGGGCTGA
- a CDS encoding L,D-transpeptidase family protein encodes MIPRLAVLPALVALLLAALPVRAGGFDQGMARWVAALETRLVALEEELPGAPPATRIARGPVLKPGMIDTRVFELTRRLVELGYLEPGSERDVLDDLVTAAVVTFQAERGLNADGKVGGATLAALNLTPAEEVASIRETLSRIAEFGASAPATLVLVNLPAQDLTLVRDGEIILAMDTVVGSPSRPTPLLTDTITHVVVNPTWTVPPTVLKQDKLPSLRRTGSPGIDHATVWLDGEPVDPAAVDWTGVSHWRVRIVQSAGDHNALGRFRFNLTNGDHIYLHGTNAPRVFDRDRRAVSSGCVRLADPEALADDLLRSAGFTPERIASLVSTGETRWLRLAEPMPVRFVYWPAVLRNDRVVVLPDIYGIVPPPEMVAATN; translated from the coding sequence ATGATCCCCCGCCTCGCCGTCCTTCCCGCCCTGGTGGCGCTTCTGCTGGCCGCCCTGCCCGTGCGGGCCGGCGGATTCGACCAGGGCATGGCGCGCTGGGTGGCGGCACTCGAAACCCGGCTGGTCGCGCTGGAGGAGGAATTGCCCGGCGCGCCGCCCGCCACGCGGATCGCCCGCGGGCCGGTGCTGAAACCGGGCATGATCGATACCCGGGTATTCGAGCTGACCCGCCGGCTGGTCGAGCTGGGCTACCTGGAGCCCGGCTCGGAGCGTGACGTCCTCGACGATCTGGTGACGGCCGCGGTCGTGACCTTCCAGGCCGAGCGCGGCCTCAACGCGGACGGGAAGGTCGGCGGCGCGACCCTGGCCGCCCTCAACCTGACTCCGGCGGAGGAGGTCGCCTCGATCCGCGAGACCCTGTCGCGGATCGCCGAGTTCGGCGCCTCGGCACCCGCCACGCTGGTGCTGGTCAACCTGCCGGCGCAGGACCTGACGCTGGTGCGCGACGGGGAGATCATCCTGGCCATGGACACGGTGGTGGGCAGCCCGTCCCGGCCGACGCCGCTGCTGACCGACACCATCACCCACGTGGTGGTCAACCCGACCTGGACCGTGCCGCCGACCGTCCTCAAGCAGGACAAGCTGCCCAGCCTGCGCCGGACCGGCTCGCCCGGCATCGACCACGCGACCGTCTGGCTCGACGGCGAGCCGGTCGATCCCGCCGCGGTCGACTGGACCGGCGTGTCCCATTGGCGGGTCCGGATCGTCCAGTCGGCGGGCGACCACAACGCGCTGGGCCGCTTCCGCTTCAACCTGACCAACGGCGACCACATCTACCTGCACGGCACCAACGCGCCGCGCGTCTTCGACCGGGACCGGCGGGCGGTCAGTTCCGGCTGCGTCCGGCTGGCCGATCCGGAGGCGCTCGCCGACGACCTGCTGCGGTCCGCCGGCTTCACGCCGGAGCGGATCGCGTCCCTGGTGAGCACGGGCGAGACCCGCTGGCTCCGGCTGGCCGAGCCGATGCCGGTCCGGTTCGTCTATTGGCCGGCCGTGCTGCGCAACGACCGCGTCGTCGTCCTGCCGGACATCTACGGCATCGTTCCGCCTCCGGAAATGGTTGCGGCGACGAACTGA
- a CDS encoding SDR family oxidoreductase, which produces MDLGLSGKRALVLGSSKGLGHGIAEMLAAEGAHVILVGRNEERLAQAAETITARGAGTARFVAVDMNGPGAVDRLMEGVEGGPGAVDILVNNSGGPPPGNISAVGASDWTKHFETMVVTLIETAGRVLPGMRERKWGRILTIASSGVIQPIPNLGISNTLRVSLVNWGKTLSLEVAPDGVTVNTILPGRIHTERVDQLDQSASDKQGKDIEAVRAAARAQIPVGRYGTVEEFASVATFLVSARASYVTGSVTLVDGGLVKSW; this is translated from the coding sequence ATGGACCTCGGTCTTTCGGGCAAGCGCGCCCTGGTGCTGGGATCGAGCAAGGGCCTGGGCCACGGCATCGCCGAGATGCTGGCCGCCGAAGGCGCCCACGTGATCCTGGTCGGCCGCAACGAGGAACGGCTGGCCCAGGCGGCCGAGACGATCACCGCGCGGGGCGCCGGCACCGCCCGCTTCGTCGCGGTGGACATGAACGGCCCCGGCGCGGTCGACCGGCTGATGGAAGGGGTGGAGGGCGGCCCCGGCGCCGTCGACATCCTGGTCAACAATTCGGGCGGGCCGCCGCCGGGCAACATCTCCGCGGTCGGCGCGTCGGACTGGACCAAGCATTTCGAGACCATGGTCGTGACCCTGATCGAGACCGCCGGCCGGGTGCTGCCCGGCATGCGGGAGCGCAAGTGGGGCCGCATCCTGACCATCGCCTCGTCGGGCGTGATCCAGCCGATCCCCAACCTGGGCATCTCCAACACGCTCCGGGTCTCGCTGGTGAACTGGGGCAAGACCCTGTCTCTGGAAGTCGCCCCCGACGGGGTCACGGTGAACACCATCCTGCCCGGCCGCATCCATACCGAGCGGGTCGACCAGCTCGACCAGTCGGCATCGGACAAGCAGGGCAAGGATATCGAGGCGGTCAGGGCTGCGGCGAGGGCCCAGATCCCGGTCGGCCGCTACGGCACGGTGGAGGAGTTCGCCTCCGTCGCCACCTTCCTGGTCAGCGCGCGGGCGAGCTACGTGACCGGCTCGGTCACCCTGGTCGACGGCGGCCTGGTCAAATCCTGGTGA
- the katE gene encoding catalase codes for MPDNRLTSSREPARFADQEVIRGEGGETHQVAGGDVPVLTTQQGVPVADDQNSLKVGYRGPTALEDFHFREKIFHFDHERIPERVVHARGFGAHGYFETYEPLSDLTRADLFQRAGEKTPVFVRFSTVAGNKGSADLARDVRGFAVKFYTQEGNWDLVGNNIPVFFIQDAIKFPDLVHAAKQEPDRGFPQAQTAHDNFWDFISLSPEAVNMALWIMSDRTIPRSFRFMEGFGVHTFRLVNAEGKSTFVKFHWKPKLGMQSVVWNEALKINGADPDFHRRDLWNAIQAGDFPEWELGLQVFDQDFAEKFDFDVLDATKIIPEEILPIRRVGRLVLDRCVDNFFAETEQVAFCTQNIVPGIDFTNDPLLQGRNFSYLDTQLKRLGGPNFTYLPINAPKRPVHHFQQDGHMAMVNPKGRANYEPNSWGGAAGGPREAPDIGFRSFPAEEQGAKLRIRAESFADHYSQARQFYLSQTPVEQTHIADAFTFELSKVKTPAIRARMVSHLLNVDQGLAEKVATGLRLEEMPKPADAARPTRNLPPSPALSILLNGPESFKGRKVGVLVSDGVDIGLVKALKDAITAEGAMLEFVAPRVGGVKASDGTLIEGDEKIDGGPSVVYDAVAVLLSDEGAKLLSKQATARDFVTDAFAHAKFIAYNKEAMPLLEKACVAADMDGGFTELKGAPDAKDFVQSCRKLRFWEREPKVKQV; via the coding sequence ATGCCGGACAACAGGCTTACCAGCAGCCGCGAGCCCGCGCGCTTCGCCGACCAGGAAGTGATCCGGGGCGAGGGCGGCGAAACCCATCAGGTGGCCGGCGGCGACGTGCCCGTCCTGACCACCCAGCAGGGCGTTCCCGTCGCCGACGACCAGAACTCGCTCAAGGTGGGATACCGTGGCCCGACGGCGCTGGAGGACTTCCACTTCCGGGAAAAGATCTTCCACTTTGACCACGAACGCATTCCCGAGCGCGTGGTCCATGCCCGCGGCTTCGGCGCCCACGGCTATTTCGAGACCTACGAGCCGCTGTCCGACCTCACCCGCGCCGACCTGTTCCAGCGCGCCGGCGAGAAGACCCCGGTCTTCGTCCGCTTCTCCACGGTCGCGGGCAACAAGGGCTCGGCCGACCTGGCGCGCGACGTGCGGGGCTTCGCGGTCAAGTTCTATACCCAGGAGGGCAACTGGGACCTGGTGGGCAACAACATTCCGGTATTCTTCATCCAGGACGCCATCAAGTTCCCCGACCTGGTCCACGCGGCCAAGCAGGAACCCGACCGCGGCTTCCCGCAGGCCCAGACCGCGCACGACAATTTCTGGGACTTCATCTCGCTGTCGCCGGAAGCGGTCAACATGGCGTTGTGGATCATGTCCGACCGGACCATCCCGCGCTCGTTCCGCTTCATGGAAGGCTTCGGCGTCCACACCTTCCGGCTGGTCAACGCCGAGGGCAAGTCGACCTTCGTCAAGTTCCACTGGAAGCCCAAGCTGGGCATGCAGTCGGTGGTCTGGAACGAGGCGCTGAAGATCAACGGCGCCGACCCCGATTTCCACCGCCGCGACCTGTGGAACGCGATCCAGGCCGGCGACTTCCCCGAGTGGGAGCTGGGCCTTCAGGTCTTCGACCAGGACTTCGCCGAGAAGTTCGACTTCGACGTGCTGGATGCCACCAAGATCATCCCCGAGGAGATCCTGCCGATCCGCCGCGTCGGGCGGCTCGTGCTCGACCGCTGCGTCGACAACTTCTTCGCCGAGACCGAGCAGGTCGCTTTCTGCACCCAGAACATCGTACCGGGCATCGATTTCACCAACGATCCGCTGCTCCAGGGCCGCAACTTCTCCTACCTGGATACCCAGCTGAAGCGGCTGGGCGGCCCCAACTTCACCTACCTGCCGATCAACGCGCCCAAGCGCCCGGTCCACCATTTCCAGCAGGACGGGCACATGGCGATGGTCAACCCCAAGGGCCGCGCCAACTATGAGCCGAACTCCTGGGGCGGGGCGGCCGGCGGCCCGCGCGAGGCGCCGGACATCGGCTTCAGGTCCTTCCCGGCGGAGGAGCAGGGCGCCAAGCTGCGGATCCGCGCCGAGAGCTTCGCCGACCACTACAGCCAGGCCCGGCAGTTTTACCTGAGCCAGACCCCGGTCGAGCAGACCCACATCGCCGACGCCTTCACCTTCGAGCTGAGCAAGGTCAAGACCCCGGCGATCCGCGCCCGCATGGTCTCGCACCTGCTGAACGTGGACCAGGGGCTGGCGGAAAAGGTCGCGACCGGCCTGCGGCTGGAGGAGATGCCGAAGCCGGCCGACGCCGCCCGGCCGACCCGGAACCTGCCGCCCTCGCCGGCGCTCAGCATCCTGCTCAACGGTCCGGAGAGCTTCAAGGGCCGCAAGGTCGGGGTGCTGGTCAGCGATGGCGTCGACATCGGCTTGGTCAAGGCGCTCAAGGACGCGATCACCGCCGAGGGCGCCATGCTCGAGTTCGTCGCCCCCAGGGTGGGCGGCGTCAAGGCCAGCGACGGCACCCTGATCGAAGGCGACGAGAAGATCGACGGCGGGCCATCGGTCGTCTACGACGCCGTCGCGGTGCTGCTGTCGGACGAGGGCGCCAAACTGCTGTCGAAACAGGCGACCGCCCGCGACTTCGTGACCGACGCCTTCGCCCATGCGAAGTTCATCGCCTACAACAAGGAGGCGATGCCGTTGCTGGAGAAGGCCTGCGTCGCCGCCGACATGGACGGCGGCTTCACGGAATTGAAGGGTGCACCGGACGCCAAGGACTTCGTCCAGTCCTGCCGGAAGCTGCGCTTCTGGGAGCGCGAGCCCAAGGTGAAGCAGGTCTGA
- a CDS encoding alpha/beta hydrolase, translated as MNSKPISPLLLGALLALGACQQLSDAGTAVSNDPAAAARGAPTLAAADADMRSVLLAFQALGSKPIETLSPEEARRQPTLADAVAKVLADDGRSAAPEPVASVRDVSIPGPGGARPARIYVPGSARSPLPVIVYYHGGGWVIADLDTYDASARALANQAGAIVVSAGYRQAPESKFPTAHEDALAAFRWTQVNARQFDGDPDRIAVAGESAGGNMAIGVSRMAREQGIQPPVHQVLIYPVAGNDMETESYREQADAKPLNKAMMGWFFDKYLRSSRDGNNPLINVVDAPDLAGLPPTTIVTAELDPLRSEGELLARRLRNAGVEVASNRYEGVTHEFFGAAPVVEKAKEAQAYVAGRLREAFVGGSAGSGS; from the coding sequence ATGAACAGCAAGCCGATCAGCCCGCTGTTGCTGGGCGCCCTCCTCGCGCTGGGCGCCTGCCAGCAGCTCTCCGACGCCGGCACCGCCGTGTCGAACGACCCCGCCGCGGCGGCCCGGGGTGCCCCGACCCTGGCCGCGGCCGATGCCGACATGCGGTCGGTGCTTCTGGCTTTCCAGGCGCTGGGGTCGAAGCCGATCGAGACCTTGTCGCCCGAGGAGGCGCGGCGCCAGCCGACCCTGGCCGACGCGGTCGCGAAGGTGCTGGCCGACGACGGCCGGAGCGCCGCGCCGGAACCCGTGGCCTCCGTGCGGGACGTGTCCATTCCGGGGCCGGGCGGCGCCCGGCCGGCCCGGATCTATGTCCCCGGCTCCGCCCGGAGCCCGCTTCCGGTCATCGTCTACTACCATGGCGGCGGCTGGGTGATCGCCGACCTGGACACCTACGACGCCTCCGCCCGGGCGCTCGCCAACCAGGCCGGCGCGATCGTCGTCTCGGCCGGGTACCGTCAGGCGCCGGAATCCAAGTTCCCGACCGCCCACGAGGATGCCCTGGCGGCCTTTCGCTGGACCCAGGTGAACGCACGCCAGTTCGACGGCGATCCGGACCGCATCGCCGTGGCGGGCGAGAGCGCCGGCGGCAACATGGCGATCGGCGTATCGCGGATGGCGCGGGAGCAGGGAATACAACCTCCGGTTCACCAAGTCCTGATCTATCCGGTCGCGGGCAACGACATGGAGACGGAGTCGTACCGGGAGCAGGCGGACGCGAAACCGCTGAACAAAGCCATGATGGGCTGGTTCTTCGACAAGTACCTGCGCAGTTCGCGCGACGGCAACAACCCGCTGATCAATGTCGTCGACGCGCCGGACCTCGCCGGGCTGCCGCCGACCACCATCGTCACGGCGGAACTGGACCCGCTGCGGTCGGAGGGCGAGTTGCTGGCCCGGCGGCTGCGCAACGCCGGGGTGGAGGTGGCGTCCAACCGCTACGAGGGCGTCACCCACGAGTTCTTCGGCGCGGCGCCTGTCGTGGAAAAGGCGAAGGAGGCCCAGGCCTATGTCGCCGGCCGACTGCGCGAGGCTTTCGTCGGGGGCTCGGCCGGGTCGGGCTCCTGA
- a CDS encoding alpha/beta fold hydrolase, with amino-acid sequence MRRTVLTALALGMILTGGPLAPVRSASADPMLAGFDYPYEVKRFEFTSQGQPLSMAYMDVRPSNAGNGGTVVLLHGKNFCGATWESVIKPLTLAGYRVIVPDQVGFCKSTKPRAYQYGLHQLAANTHALLEQAGVRRPIVMGHSMGGMLAMRYALMYPDRTSGLVLVNPIGLEDWKAEGVPVVTVDQLYQSELKTDYDNIKEYQRTTYYSGDWKPEYDRWVEMLAGMYQGDGRDLVAWNQALTSDMVFMQPVVHELQNIRVPTLLMIGERDTTAIGKNRAEPDVAARLGRYAELGRRTAERIRDARLVTFPELGHSPQVQAPEEFNAALLENLEQVSALE; translated from the coding sequence ATGAGACGGACCGTACTGACGGCATTGGCCTTGGGCATGATCCTGACCGGGGGCCCGCTGGCGCCGGTACGGTCCGCCTCGGCCGATCCGATGTTGGCGGGCTTCGACTATCCCTACGAGGTGAAGCGGTTCGAATTCACCTCGCAGGGCCAGCCGCTGTCCATGGCCTACATGGACGTCCGGCCGTCCAATGCCGGGAACGGCGGGACGGTCGTCCTGCTCCACGGCAAGAATTTCTGCGGCGCCACCTGGGAGAGCGTGATCAAGCCGCTGACCCTGGCGGGCTACCGGGTGATCGTTCCCGACCAGGTGGGGTTCTGCAAGTCGACCAAGCCGCGGGCCTACCAGTACGGCCTGCACCAGCTGGCCGCCAACACCCATGCCCTGCTGGAGCAGGCCGGCGTCCGCCGCCCCATCGTCATGGGACATTCCATGGGCGGCATGCTGGCCATGCGCTATGCCCTGATGTATCCGGACCGGACATCCGGGCTGGTCCTGGTCAACCCGATCGGGCTGGAGGACTGGAAGGCGGAGGGCGTGCCGGTGGTCACCGTGGACCAGCTCTACCAATCGGAACTGAAGACCGACTACGACAACATCAAGGAATACCAGCGGACCACCTATTATTCGGGCGACTGGAAGCCCGAATACGACCGCTGGGTCGAGATGCTGGCCGGCATGTACCAGGGCGACGGCCGCGACCTGGTCGCCTGGAACCAGGCGCTGACGTCCGACATGGTCTTCATGCAGCCGGTGGTGCACGAGCTCCAGAACATCCGGGTGCCGACCCTGTTGATGATCGGCGAGCGCGACACCACCGCGATCGGCAAGAACCGCGCCGAGCCGGACGTCGCCGCCCGCCTGGGCCGCTATGCCGAGCTCGGCCGCCGGACCGCGGAGCGTATCCGCGACGCCCGGCTGGTCACTTTCCCGGAGCTCGGCCACTCGCCGCAGGTCCAGGCGCCGGAGGAGTTCAACGCCGCCCTGCTGGAGAACCTGGAGCAGGTGAGCGCGCTGGAATGA